In Fusarium fujikuroi IMI 58289 draft genome, chromosome FFUJ_chr08, one genomic interval encodes:
- a CDS encoding related to aldehyde dehydrogenase (NAD+), mitochondrial, with protein MATNGTKSHPINLKDNYVQIIDGKSAPTQKSHQGINPATLEKKPPVPVATQDDLNRAVDSARKAYKSWSKVPWEERKQKLFAWADAIEAQKKEFADLLVSEQGKPIAQASGEAEAAIAWVRGQASIDLPEEVVEDSESRKIITRYTPLGVAAAIVPWNFPLMLAAAKIAPALVTGNVIIVKPSPFTPYCGLKLVELAQQFFPPGVVQSLSGDDNLGPWITSHEGIDKISFTGSTNTGKLVMQSAAKTLKRVTLELGGNDAAVVFPDVDIESVAEKVSTLAFMNSGQICLNVKRIYVHESIYEKFRDAIVKHVKNYKLGDGSSEGTSHGPVQNEMQYNRVKTFFDDIEKQGWKVATGGKFDPAPKDGYYIQPTVIDNPPENSRIVVEEPFGPILPILSWKNEDEVIERANDTKLGLGASVWSANIETAERVAKQLEAGTVWVNNHFDITPMAPFGGHKQSGIGAEWGINGLKGFCNVQSLFVSKL; from the exons atggccaccAACGGAACCAAGTCTCACCCTATTAACCTCAAGGACAACTATGTCCAGATCATCGATGGAAAAAGTGCCCCAACCCAAAAGAGCCACCAAGGCATAAACCCAGCAactcttgagaagaagccccCAGTCCCTGTCGCCACCCAGGATGATTTGAACCGAGCCGTTGACTCTGCTAGGAAGGCCTACAAGTCTTGGTCAAAGGTTCCTTGGGAGGAACGAAAGCAGAAGTTGTTTGCTTGGGCTGATGCCATTGAGGCTCAGAAGAAGGAGTTCGCCGACCTACTTGTCTCTGAGCAAGGCAAACCT ATTGCTCAAGCTTCAggcgaggctgaggctgcaATTGCCTGGGTCAGAGGTCAAGCTAGCATTGATCTCCCCGAAGAAGTCGTCGAGGATAGCGAGAGCCGCAAGATCATCACCAGATACACTCCTCTCGGTGTAGCAGCTGCTATCGTCCCATGGAACTTCCCCCTCATGCTGGCAGCCGCAAAGATTGCACCCGCTCTTGTCACAGGAAATGTGATCATCGTAAAGCCATCGCCCTTTACACCCTATTGTGGCCTGAAGCTGGTTGAGCTAGCGCAGCAGTTCTTCCCCCCGGGTGTTGTCCAATCACTCAGTGGTGATGATAACCTTGGCCCTTGGATTACCAGCCATGAGGGTATTGATAAGATCAGCTTTACGGGTTCGACTAATACTGGAAAGTTGGTGATGCAGAGTGCTGCCAAGACACTCAAGCGCGTTACTCTTGAGCT TGGTGGCAacgatgctgctgttgtgttCCCTGATGTGGATATCGAAAGCGTAGCTGAAAAG GTCTCTACGCTTGCATTCATGAACTCAGGCCAAATTTGCCTCAACGTCAAGCGAATCTATGTCCACGAATCCATCTACGAGAAGTTCCGCGACGCCATTGTCAAACACGTCAAGAACTACAAGCTCGGCGACGGTTCGTCCGAAGGAACCAGCCACGGCCCTGTCCAGAACGAAATGCAGTACAACAGAGTAAAGACATTCTTCGACGACATCGAGAAGCAAGGCTGGAAGGTCGCTACGGGTGGCAAGTTTGATCCTGCGCCTAAGGATGGGTATTACATCCAGCCTACTGTGATTGATAACCCCCCCGAGAACTCAAGAATTGTGGTTGAGGAGCCTTTTG GTCCTATCCTCCCTATCCTTTCATGGAAgaacgaagatgaagtcatCGAGCGCGCCAACGATACcaagcttggtcttggagccTCCGTCTGGTCTGCGAACATTGAAACAGCAGAGCGAGTGGCTAAGCAACTTGAGGCAGGAACTGTCTGGGTCAACAACCATTTTGATATCACTCCTATGGCTCCCTTCGGTGGTCATAAACAGTCTGGAATCGGTGCTGAGTGGGGTATCAACGGACTCAAGGGTTTCTGTAATGTGCAGAGTCTCTTCGTGAGCAAGCTTTAG